A genomic stretch from Lathyrus oleraceus cultivar Zhongwan6 chromosome 2, CAAS_Psat_ZW6_1.0, whole genome shotgun sequence includes:
- the LOC127122880 gene encoding 60S acidic ribosomal protein P2-2, giving the protein MKIIAAYLLAVLGGNTAPSAVDVKRILGSVGVEGEDEQIELLKFWRSQNQQLLLREVKGKYFAELIASGREKLASVPSGGGVVAVSAVSGGGAAASAPPAKAKEEKKVEEKEESDDDMGFSLFD; this is encoded by the exons ATGAAGATCATCGCGGCGTATTTGTTGGCCGTTTTGGGAGGTAACACAGCCCCTTCCGCCGTTGATGTCAAACGCATCCTAGGCTCAG TTGGAGTTGAGGGAGAAGATGAGCAGATTGAGTTgttgaaattctggcgtagtca gaatcaacagTTGCTGTTGAGGGAAGTCAAGGGAAAATATTTTGCTGAGCTAATTGCCAGTGGAAGAGAGAAATTGGCTTCAGTTCCTTCTGGTGGAGGTGTTGTAGCTGTTTCTGCTGTATCTGGTGGCGGTGCTGCAGCCTCTGCACCTCCTGCCAAAGCAAAGGAAGAAAAGAAGGTTGAAGAAAAGGAAGAGTCTGATGAT GATATGGGCTTCAGTTTGTTTGACTAG